Proteins from a single region of Budorcas taxicolor isolate Tak-1 chromosome 11, Takin1.1, whole genome shotgun sequence:
- the LOC128056553 gene encoding butyrophilin subfamily 1 member A1-like, with translation MGDFSRGSGLCHLISLLLFTQLPTGGFAQGFTVIAPPDPIVAVLGGEVQLPCRVSPAMSAEDMELRWFRSRFSEAVFIYQDRLEQKEEQMVPYAGRTSLVRDLLNQGEAAVRIQNVHVYDDGLYTCFFKKGGFYEEANLELKVAGVGSAPQVRITGPEEDGVRVVCTASGWFPKPQVQWRDVSGEKFLAFSEAHTQDAEGLFSMEAALVVRDSSVGNVTCSILNPVLGQEKAMAIFIPEPFFPQASPWKVAFSVSLTVLVILLLGAGCYTKREHSMKVREMREKETLCQTREQDCRTKEEVLKDAAKLQEELEKRKSAYLAAWRKAQLYADWRKEEFQEWPVTLDPGSAHSDLVISHENTSVTLKASCVNAVDKLSVLGFEGITSGRCYWEVEIRDGDQSEWALGVCKEGVNRKGWYVESSDRGFWVVGRYERGYCALTVPETPLSLMQAPHPRLRVGVFLDHQEGDVSFYNMTDGSHIFSFPQTSFSETLFPYFMIRLGDVSLTVCSEVGGSEGLPVPLSNPSLEESVSLPGAGFSSGSGADGPPGAESPLLPCNPEAVSP, from the exons ATGGGGGACTTCTCCCGCGGCTCTGGGCTCTGCCACCTCATCTCTCTGCTCCTCTTCACGCAGCTGCCCACTGGGGGTTTCGCAC AGGGGTTCACCGTGATCGCTCCCCCAGACCCCATTGTGGCAGTGCTGGGCGGGGAAGTCCAGCTACCCTGTCGTGTATCTCCAGCTATGAGTGCCGAAGACATGGAGCTGAGGTGGTTCCGCTCCAGGTTTTCAGAAGCCGTGTTCATCTATCAAGACCGACTCGAACAGAAAGAGGAGCAGATGGTTCCTTACGCAGGGCGGACCTCGCTGGTGAGGGACCTCCTCAATCAGGGAGAAGCTGCCGTGCGTATCCAGAATGTCCATGTTTATGATGATGGACTGTACACCTGCTTCTTCAAAAAGGGAGGCTTCTACGAAGAGGCCAATTTGGAGCTGAAGGTGGCAG GTGTGGGCTCTGCCCCTCAGGTGCGCATCACAGGGCCTGAGGAAGATGGGGTCCGCGTGGTGTGCACAGCCTCGGGGTGGTTCCCGAAGCCTCAGGTGCAGTGGAGAGACGTCAGCGGAGAGAAGTTCCTGGCGTTCTCCGAGGCCCACACCCAGGATGCTGAAGGGCTGTTCAGCATGGAGGCGGCGCTGGTGGTGCGAGACAGCTCTGTGGGGAATGTGACCTGCTCCATCCTCAACCCTGTCCTGGGCCAGGAGAAGGCCATGGCCATTTTCATCCCAG AGCCCTTCTTCCCCCAGGCCTCTCCCTGGAAGGTGGCTTTCTCGGTGAGCCTGACTGTGCTGGTGATCTTGCTCCTTGGGGCTGGGTGTTACACCAAGAGAGAACATTCCATGAAGGTGCGGGAGATGCGAGAAAAGGAGACTCTGTGCCAGACTAGAGAGCAGGACTGTCGGACAAAGGAGGAAGTGCTGAAGGACGCAG CTAAACTTCAGGAAGAACTTG AGAAGAGGAAATCCGCTTATCTGGCTG CCTGGAGGAAGGCCCAGCTGTATGCAG ATTGGCGGAAGGAGGAGTTCCAGGAAT GGCCTGTCACTCTGGATCCAGGATCTGCCCATTCAGACCTTGTCATCTCTCATGAAAACACAAGTGTGACCTTGAAGGCCTCCTGTGTGAATGCTGTAGATAAATTAAGTGTACTGGGCTTTGAGGGCATCACATCAGGGCGCTGTTACTGGGAGGTGGAGATCAGGGATGGAGACCAAAGCGAGTGGGCCCTGGGGGTCTGTAAGGAAGGTGTGAACAGGAAAGGCTGGTACGTGGAGTCCTCAGATAGAGGGTTCTGGGTTGTGGGGAGATATGAAAGAGGATATTGTGCCCTTACTGTACCTGAGACTCCGCTATCCCTCATGCAGGCTCCCCACCCCAGGCTTAGGGTGGGGGtgttcctggaccaccaggaaggggATGTCTCCTTCTACAACATGACTGATGGCTCCcacattttctccttccctcagACTTCCTTCTCTGAGACCCTCTTTCCATACTTCATGATTAGGTTAGGAGACGTGTCCCTGACCGTCTGCTCCGAGGTGGGAGGGTCTGAGGGGCTCCCTGTTCCCCTTAGCAATCCTTCTCTGGAGGAGTCTGTGAGCCTCCCAGGGGCGGGGTTCAGCTCAGGCTCTGGTGCTGATGGTCCTCCAGGGGCTGAGTCTCCATTGCTCCCTTGCAACCCTGAGGCTGTGTCCCCATAG